The DNA region CGCTTCTAACCGAGAGTTCCAACTCAGTTATAGGCATCTTAATCTTATTTAAAAGATCATGGTCAAGCGCATCTACGACCTCTTCATCTTCCTCTTCGGCAACATCTCCCATCTGTGTAAAAACATCCAGATGCCTCTGCAAAATATATGCCCCATAAACTAAAGCTTCTTTAGGCTCAACACTCCCATCTGTTGTTATCTCTATTATCAGTCTTTCATAATTGGTTACAGCTCCAACTCGTGTATTCTCCATTCTAAAATTCACTCCAGTAACAGGAGAGAAAAGAGAATCAATTGCAATGACACCTATAGAGTCATCCTCTCTTTTATTTCTATCTGCCGGAACCCAGCCACGGCCACGTCCTACCTCCATCTCAATGTCAACGTCTACATTGTCAGTTACTGTTAAGATATGATGCTGAGGGTTAATAATCTCTACGGTCTCATCTGTTGTGATATCACCAGATTTATAATCTCCTTTTTTAGAAAGCTTCAAAATAACTTTCTTAGGCGCACGGGAATGAGACTTTAAAACCAGACCTTTAAGGTTTAACACTATTTGCGACACATCCTCAAGAACTCCTTTTATAGCAGAAAACTCATGGTCCACTCCTTTTATCTTCAAGGATGTAATCGAACTGCCTTCAATGGAAGAGAGCAATATTCTCCTCAATGAGTTGCCTACCGTCACAGCATAGCCTCTTTCAAATGGCTCAGCAACAAATTTTCCATAAGTAGGAGAATAGCTGTCTTCATCCCACTCTATCTTAACGGGCATCGCAAATTCTTTCATTCTTATTCCCATATCTAACCCTCCTTATCTAGAATAAAATTCAACAATAAACTGCTCTTCTATTGGAACTACTATATCTTCTCTAACAGGAAGACTCTCGACTCTAACTTCTAGTTTCCCCTTGGAAACCTCCAACCATGAAGGGATAAGCCTATCCTCGGCCATCTCTTCGTTGGCCTTTATAATCTTCCTAGAAGCTTCTCTTTTTTTAACTGTTATCACGTCATCTATAGAGACAGTGCAAGAAGGAATATTTACTCGCCTTCCATTAAGATATATATGTCCATGATTAACCAGCTCTCTGGCTTGTGATCTACTTAAAGCAAAGTTTGATCTAAAGACAACATTATCAAGGCGTCTCTCAAGGAGCTGAAGCATAATTGAGCCTGTCACCCCTTTGGTTTTAGCTGCAACTTGATAATACTTCTTCATTCTCCTCTCACTAATACCGTAGATATTCTTAACTTTTTGCTTCTCTTTTAAACGAATACCATAATCTGAATGTCTTATACGTCTCTTTCCGTGCTGCCCCGGCGGATAAGGCCTCTTATCTACTGCGCATTTATCTGTATTACACCGCCTACCCTTTAAGAAAAGCTTCATCCCAGCTCTTCTGCACAGCCTACACACTCCTGTCCTTAATTGACTCATTTATACTCCTCCTTAAACTCTTCTTCTTTTTGGCGGCCGACACCCATTGTGTGGTATCGGAGTTATATCTTTAATCACTCTTATATTAAGACCTGCTGCCTGAAGAGACCTGACGGCAGTCTCTCTACCTGCTCCAGGACCATTGAGATAGACCGTAATCTCTTTAACGCCATACTCCAAAGCACGTTTTGCAGCCTGTTTGGATGCAATCTGCGCAGCAAAAGGAGTAGATTTTCTAGTTCCTTTAAAACCAGCAACACCGCCTGTTGCCCAAGAAAGCACATTACCCTCTTTGTCTGTTATAGTAACGATTGTATTATTAAAAGTAGCCTGAATATGAGCAATTCCATATTCTACTCTTCTTGTAATCTTCTTTTTTTTAACTTTCTTCTTTGGCTGTTGAGCCATAGCTAAGCCTCCTTTT from Candidatus Kaelpia aquatica includes:
- a CDS encoding DNA-directed RNA polymerase subunit alpha: MGIRMKEFAMPVKIEWDEDSYSPTYGKFVAEPFERGYAVTVGNSLRRILLSSIEGSSITSLKIKGVDHEFSAIKGVLEDVSQIVLNLKGLVLKSHSRAPKKVILKLSKKGDYKSGDITTDETVEIINPQHHILTVTDNVDVDIEMEVGRGRGWVPADRNKREDDSIGVIAIDSLFSPVTGVNFRMENTRVGAVTNYERLIIEITTDGSVEPKEALVYGAYILQRHLDVFTQMGDVAEEEDEEVVDALDHDLLNKIKMPITELELSVRSANCLKDANIHTIGDLVQLTEQQLLQHRNFGKKSLNELHDILKEMNISFGMELPQDVKMKLQGEAA
- the rpsD gene encoding 30S ribosomal protein S4, whose product is MSQLRTGVCRLCRRAGMKLFLKGRRCNTDKCAVDKRPYPPGQHGKRRIRHSDYGIRLKEKQKVKNIYGISERRMKKYYQVAAKTKGVTGSIMLQLLERRLDNVVFRSNFALSRSQARELVNHGHIYLNGRRVNIPSCTVSIDDVITVKKREASRKIIKANEEMAEDRLIPSWLEVSKGKLEVRVESLPVREDIVVPIEEQFIVEFYSR
- the rpsK gene encoding 30S ribosomal protein S11, coding for MAQQPKKKVKKKKITRRVEYGIAHIQATFNNTIVTITDKEGNVLSWATGGVAGFKGTRKSTPFAAQIASKQAAKRALEYGVKEITVYLNGPGAGRETAVRSLQAAGLNIRVIKDITPIPHNGCRPPKRRRV